In Aristaeella hokkaidonensis, the following are encoded in one genomic region:
- a CDS encoding MerR family transcriptional regulator yields MSQYTTGELAKACGVTVRTVQFYDQKGILIPSALTEGGRRLYSEDDLKRMKIICFLRDTGLSLDTIGKLLEEEDPGSVISIFLEQQEQVLREEIGERQEQMNRLEELKKEIKNTATFSIDSIGDIATIMENKKRLSAVHRNMLLTGLPVSILQWAAILLWIFKGIWWLFPVWAIVAIIYGVTISRYYYRSVAYICPQCHEVFKPAFKEMFWARHTPKTRKLTCVKCGHHGYCVETWAGTAK; encoded by the coding sequence AAGCCTGCGGTGTTACGGTTCGTACCGTTCAGTTCTATGATCAGAAGGGAATCCTGATTCCCAGCGCGTTAACCGAGGGCGGGCGCAGACTGTATTCGGAAGATGACCTGAAAAGGATGAAGATCATCTGTTTCCTGCGGGATACGGGACTGTCCCTGGATACCATCGGAAAGCTGCTGGAGGAAGAAGATCCGGGCAGCGTGATTTCCATTTTCCTGGAGCAGCAGGAACAGGTGCTGCGGGAGGAAATCGGTGAGCGCCAGGAGCAGATGAACCGGCTGGAAGAACTGAAAAAGGAAATCAAAAATACTGCAACATTCTCCATTGATTCAATCGGTGACATAGCGACCATTATGGAAAACAAGAAGAGACTGAGCGCAGTACACAGGAATATGCTCCTGACCGGACTGCCTGTATCCATCCTGCAATGGGCAGCTATTCTGCTGTGGATTTTCAAGGGCATCTGGTGGCTGTTCCCTGTATGGGCTATTGTGGCAATTATATACGGTGTTACGATCAGCAGGTACTATTACCGGAGCGTAGCATATATCTGCCCGCAGTGCCATGAGGTGTTCAAGCCGGCCTTTAAAGAGATGTTCTGGGCCAGGCATACGCCGAAGACAAGGAAACTGACCTGTGTGAAGTGCGGACACCACGGCTACTGTGTGGAAACATGGGCCGGGACTGCCAAATGA
- a CDS encoding PLDc N-terminal domain-containing protein has translation MNNITEYLPFLIPLIVVQFLLLGYALYHILTHHHYKRGTRQFWLIICIALMGFVGPILYFAFGREEA, from the coding sequence ATGAATAATATAACTGAATACCTTCCGTTTCTGATCCCTTTAATTGTTGTACAGTTTTTGCTGCTAGGCTACGCGCTGTATCACATCCTGACACATCATCATTACAAGCGCGGAACCAGGCAATTCTGGCTGATCATCTGCATTGCGCTGATGGGATTCGTCGGGCCGATTCTCTATTTTGCCTTCGGCCGGGAGGAAGCATAA
- a CDS encoding ABC transporter ATP-binding protein yields the protein MEMLQITGLHKRFGDKEVLKGLNLTVPEHSIFGFIGRNGAGKTTTMKTILGLLKADAGEILVNGEKAVYGQTATNRYIGYLPDVPEFYSFMTAREYLGFCGEITGMTKKVYRERSEELLELVGLNGEKHRIKGYSRGMKQRLGIAQALLNRPKLLICDEPTSALDPVGRKEILDLLLAVREQTTVLFSTHILSDVERICTDIALLHEGKVDIQGKLSEIRTQYRRDEYLVETDNEEGMHALQKAFPDIRQTGQNQLVFSEKDYAPGEVFRFVADRAVPVVKIERVEPTLESLFVEVVEK from the coding sequence ATGGAGATGCTGCAGATCACCGGACTGCATAAACGGTTCGGTGATAAAGAGGTGCTGAAAGGGCTGAACCTGACGGTTCCGGAACACAGCATATTCGGCTTTATCGGCAGGAACGGCGCCGGTAAAACAACGACAATGAAAACGATCCTGGGACTGCTGAAAGCGGACGCGGGAGAAATCCTGGTGAACGGGGAAAAGGCGGTCTACGGGCAGACAGCTACGAACCGGTATATCGGCTATCTGCCGGACGTGCCGGAATTCTATTCCTTTATGACTGCGCGGGAATATCTTGGATTCTGCGGCGAGATCACCGGGATGACGAAAAAAGTGTACAGGGAACGCAGTGAGGAACTGCTGGAACTGGTGGGCCTGAACGGAGAAAAGCACCGCATCAAAGGCTATTCCAGGGGCATGAAACAGCGGCTGGGCATTGCCCAGGCGCTGCTGAACCGGCCGAAACTGCTGATCTGCGATGAACCGACTTCCGCCCTTGACCCGGTGGGAAGGAAGGAAATCCTGGATCTGCTCCTGGCGGTCAGGGAACAGACGACGGTGCTGTTTTCCACCCATATCCTCTCGGATGTGGAGCGGATCTGTACCGATATTGCCCTGCTTCATGAGGGCAAGGTGGATATCCAGGGGAAACTGTCGGAGATCCGGACCCAATACCGGCGCGATGAATACCTGGTGGAAACAGACAATGAGGAGGGAATGCATGCCCTGCAGAAGGCGTTTCCGGATATCCGCCAGACCGGACAGAACCAGCTGGTTTTCAGTGAAAAGGATTATGCTCCTGGAGAAGTATTCCGTTTTGTGGCGGATCGGGCTGTTCCTGTTGTGAAGATTGAACGGGTGGAACCGACGCTGGAATCCCTGTTTGTGGAGGTGGTGGAGAAATGA
- a CDS encoding ABC transporter permease subunit, protein MKSLLAFIHKEMLEQRRSGKLIILGILFIVLGIMSPAIAKLTPWLMEMMADSLAGSGLVFTSVSVNAMDSWVQFFKNMPIGLIAFVLIESSIFTREYQTGTLLLSLTKGLERHKVVAAKAVVLVFLWTICYWLCAGITCGYTAFFWDNAIMQHLLFSMTCWWVFGLFAVALMVLFSTMAGSNTGVLAGTGSVVLGCYLLSFYSGLKKIMPTMLMDGTSMIYGMAEPKAYTVPLVIAAAMIPVCIAVSVSVFNRKQL, encoded by the coding sequence ATGAAATCTTTACTTGCCTTTATCCACAAGGAAATGCTGGAACAGCGGCGCTCCGGGAAGCTGATTATCCTTGGCATCCTGTTCATTGTGCTTGGTATTATGAGTCCGGCTATCGCAAAGCTGACGCCGTGGCTGATGGAAATGATGGCGGACTCCCTGGCCGGAAGCGGCCTGGTTTTCACCTCTGTGTCCGTAAACGCCATGGATTCCTGGGTGCAGTTTTTCAAGAATATGCCGATCGGGTTAATCGCTTTTGTCCTGATTGAAAGCAGCATCTTTACCCGGGAATACCAGACGGGAACCCTGCTGCTGTCCCTGACAAAAGGACTGGAACGCCATAAGGTTGTTGCTGCCAAAGCGGTTGTACTGGTTTTCCTGTGGACAATCTGCTACTGGCTGTGTGCCGGAATCACCTGCGGATATACCGCGTTTTTCTGGGACAACGCCATTATGCAGCACCTGCTGTTCTCCATGACCTGCTGGTGGGTGTTCGGGCTGTTTGCTGTCGCGCTGATGGTTTTGTTCTCCACTATGGCAGGGTCAAATACAGGCGTACTGGCCGGAACAGGCAGCGTGGTGCTTGGCTGCTACCTGCTCAGCTTCTATTCCGGGCTGAAAAAGATTATGCCGACGATGCTGATGGACGGGACATCCATGATATACGGCATGGCGGAGCCAAAGGCTTATACAGTGCCGCTGGTCATCGCAGCAGCGATGATACCGGTGTGTATTGCAGTCAGCGTTTCCGTTTTTAACAGAAAACAATTGTAA
- a CDS encoding GNAT family N-acetyltransferase — protein sequence MNYEIMEYARLTLTQKSQAVDLFMEGFGHMMTFSKDEKLKKELMLEIFHPNLFRCYVENGKVLGLLGIATHEIRPIDFRLDTCVRLFGRMKGAIISKQMNAIFQKPVVSFQDELYIDVLVTGSEARRKGVASALLNDVFKQKKYSVCYLHVFSNNQPAISLYEKHGFTVDRNEKTSLMRFLGSGYPIRMKKTLI from the coding sequence ATGAATTATGAGATTATGGAATATGCGCGCCTGACGCTTACACAGAAAAGCCAGGCTGTGGATCTGTTTATGGAAGGCTTCGGTCACATGATGACTTTTTCCAAGGACGAAAAACTGAAAAAAGAACTGATGCTGGAAATCTTTCACCCGAACCTGTTCAGGTGTTATGTGGAAAACGGAAAGGTGCTGGGCCTGCTGGGAATTGCCACACACGAAATACGACCAATCGATTTCCGCCTGGATACCTGCGTGCGGCTTTTCGGGAGAATGAAGGGCGCCATTATCAGCAAACAGATGAACGCCATTTTTCAAAAACCGGTGGTGAGTTTCCAGGATGAGTTGTATATTGACGTGCTTGTGACGGGGAGCGAGGCAAGGCGGAAAGGCGTTGCGTCTGCCCTGCTGAATGATGTATTCAAACAAAAGAAATACTCCGTATGTTATCTGCATGTGTTTTCCAACAACCAGCCGGCCATCAGCCTGTATGAGAAGCATGGCTTTACGGTTGACAGAAATGAGAAAACGTCCCTGATGCGCTTCCTGGGATCCGGATATCCCATCCGGATGAAGAAAACGCTGATATAA
- a CDS encoding GNAT family N-acetyltransferase — translation MDYQTEQLILHPVTEADLPEVARTWPSDHRPVSEAEARGAIDYMRDNYAKNTRGCIYHLCLAVCGKDHPGTIMGWCGLDGRASHTEPEIFILLDEEYRGKGYGTQCVKELLRIAAEDFCLQSVHGGCDKDNTASKRAMEKGGMVQYGTEEGGDPLFRFNA, via the coding sequence ATGGATTATCAAACAGAGCAGCTGATTCTTCATCCTGTAACAGAAGCAGATTTGCCGGAAGTTGCCCGGACCTGGCCGTCTGATCATCGCCCTGTTTCTGAAGCGGAGGCACGGGGCGCGATTGACTATATGCGTGATAACTACGCGAAAAACACCAGGGGCTGCATCTATCATCTGTGCCTTGCTGTCTGCGGGAAAGATCATCCCGGAACCATTATGGGGTGGTGCGGACTGGATGGCCGGGCAAGCCATACGGAACCGGAGATCTTCATTCTGCTGGATGAGGAATACCGTGGCAAAGGATATGGAACACAGTGTGTGAAGGAATTGCTGAGGATCGCGGCGGAAGATTTCTGCCTTCAGAGCGTTCACGGAGGCTGTGATAAAGACAATACTGCGTCAAAACGGGCCATGGAAAAAGGCGGCATGGTACAGTACGGAACGGAAGAGGGTGGGGATCCGCTGTTCCGGTTTAATGCATAA
- a CDS encoding AAA family ATPase, with protein sequence MQKKLILISGSPCVGKTVVGDRLFESYDNSAYLDGDWCWCVHPFSVTDRRLRNGDKSMSFILSNYLDSDFEYVFFTSVVLTDPGIREGILNGITAKDYQVIGFTLTCSEETLKERHDKRGDKGETNYYWLHLPPCSEDIVIDTDHKRIGDIVKEMMQHINRS encoded by the coding sequence ATGCAGAAAAAGCTGATCCTTATCAGCGGTTCACCCTGCGTCGGAAAGACGGTTGTCGGAGACCGCCTGTTCGAAAGCTACGACAACAGTGCCTATCTGGACGGAGACTGGTGCTGGTGTGTTCATCCGTTCTCCGTGACAGACAGGCGGCTGCGCAACGGGGATAAAAGCATGTCCTTTATCCTGTCAAACTACCTGGATTCGGATTTTGAATATGTGTTTTTCACCTCTGTTGTGCTGACGGATCCTGGGATCCGCGAGGGAATCCTGAACGGGATTACCGCCAAAGACTACCAGGTGATCGGTTTCACACTCACCTGTTCGGAAGAAACGCTGAAAGAACGGCACGACAAACGGGGCGATAAAGGGGAAACGAATTACTACTGGCTTCACCTGCCGCCCTGCTCCGAAGATATTGTCATAGATACCGATCACAAGCGGATCGGGGATATCGTTAAAGAAATGATGCAGCATATAAACAGATCCTGA
- a CDS encoding CPBP family intramembrane glutamic endopeptidase has product MTKLYEKNETAFAVMWILIYIFGTCLAEALSEMAGIYKLFPAIFHAGLAAFILVWVKRNGLTEKYGLFLPRYRLSQAWFFLPLVLVASYKVVFSPALRYAPVESMLFVVSMLCVGFLEEMIFRGFLFRAMEKKNLTRAVAISAVTFGIGHIVNLINGQDLLETCGQIIFAVVIGFTLVILFHRGGSLVPCIVFHSVFNAFSVISNEEAQMQAFGGPVAATAILVGASAVLLGVYTLWNRKHLKG; this is encoded by the coding sequence ATGACAAAACTGTATGAGAAGAATGAAACGGCTTTTGCCGTTATGTGGATTCTGATCTATATCTTTGGCACCTGCCTGGCGGAAGCACTGAGCGAAATGGCCGGGATTTATAAGCTGTTCCCGGCGATATTCCATGCCGGGCTGGCTGCTTTTATCCTGGTATGGGTGAAAAGGAACGGACTGACAGAGAAATACGGGCTTTTCCTTCCCCGATACCGGCTCTCCCAGGCCTGGTTTTTCCTGCCGCTGGTACTGGTTGCCAGCTATAAGGTTGTTTTCAGCCCGGCACTGCGTTACGCGCCTGTGGAATCCATGCTGTTTGTAGTCAGCATGCTGTGTGTGGGTTTCCTGGAGGAGATGATCTTCCGCGGATTCCTGTTCCGGGCAATGGAAAAGAAGAACCTGACGCGGGCTGTGGCTATTTCAGCGGTGACCTTCGGAATCGGCCATATCGTAAACCTGATCAACGGCCAGGATCTGCTTGAAACCTGCGGCCAGATCATTTTTGCTGTGGTGATTGGTTTTACGCTGGTAATTCTGTTTCACAGAGGCGGAAGCCTGGTTCCCTGCATCGTGTTTCACAGCGTGTTTAATGCTTTTTCCGTGATTTCAAACGAGGAGGCGCAGATGCAGGCCTTTGGCGGACCTGTGGCCGCGACAGCAATCCTGGTCGGAGCCAGCGCCGTACTGCTGGGCGTGTATACCCTATGGAACCGGAAGCACCTGAAAGGATGA
- a CDS encoding M3 family metallopeptidase, translated as MRFSQWVYERPDYTALKNRLNGLKTRIRDAASYEELREAWLAVKAECEYMEFQEEIAYVRHLCGMDYENSTEEVKIQNMEDPEVYALRDECNLLAKHSCFASRLENEFGSMIFAQIKEKTTVNEADSLKLQTEESRLKTEYRRLMRNSNRDDNELFEVFSRLIEIRRDLAASLGYKDYTELGYRLRNRYDYGRDELSVFRKQVQKTVTPVLDDLKRRGVEKTRFPAAARGSGELIAAISRMFHELSEETGNFVEEMIQKELYDLDSRENKRSILWTCCMFPGKKLPFVIGNYSGDGMETGYAVHEFGHGFAFYTAARTQPLYEYHRSSPAVNEIHSKTMELFMYPYLESFVGDRKKEYIRNHMLQQMENLVYRCAIDEFEHRMYDLPRRTRTVLCELWADISQKYMPWIRFSQDDLSEGKCWPHQTHIVEVPFYYIEYDIAQISTWEFYMGMRNDRTRTLENYMKLCRAGGSKSFRELLAIAGLSDPFAEGTVERICGPVAEELQGIL; from the coding sequence ATGCGGTTTTCACAATGGGTATATGAAAGACCGGATTACACAGCGCTGAAAAACCGTCTGAACGGGCTGAAAACACGTATCCGGGACGCGGCATCCTATGAAGAACTGCGTGAAGCGTGGCTTGCTGTGAAAGCAGAATGCGAATACATGGAATTCCAGGAAGAGATTGCATATGTCCGGCATTTGTGTGGAATGGATTATGAAAACAGCACAGAAGAAGTAAAAATTCAGAATATGGAAGACCCGGAAGTTTATGCTCTCCGCGATGAATGTAATCTGCTGGCAAAGCATTCATGCTTCGCATCCAGACTGGAGAACGAGTTTGGAAGCATGATCTTTGCGCAGATAAAAGAGAAAACGACTGTGAATGAGGCAGACAGCCTGAAACTGCAGACGGAGGAGTCCCGGCTGAAAACGGAATACAGACGGCTGATGAGAAACAGTAACAGGGACGACAATGAGTTGTTTGAAGTGTTTAGCCGGTTGATCGAAATCCGTCGCGATCTTGCGGCATCTCTTGGATATAAAGATTATACAGAACTGGGATACCGGCTGAGAAACCGGTATGATTACGGACGGGATGAACTGTCCGTTTTCAGGAAACAGGTACAAAAAACTGTCACGCCGGTCCTGGATGACCTGAAAAGACGCGGGGTTGAGAAGACCCGGTTTCCCGCTGCTGCGCGAGGAAGCGGAGAACTGATTGCCGCGATCAGCAGGATGTTTCACGAACTGTCCGAAGAAACCGGGAACTTCGTTGAAGAAATGATTCAAAAGGAACTATATGATCTGGACAGCCGGGAAAACAAACGGTCGATTCTCTGGACCTGCTGTATGTTTCCAGGCAAGAAGCTGCCTTTTGTTATCGGCAATTATTCCGGAGACGGTATGGAAACGGGATATGCGGTGCATGAGTTCGGACATGGCTTTGCATTTTATACAGCGGCACGGACACAGCCCCTGTACGAGTATCATCGATCCTCCCCCGCAGTGAATGAGATCCATTCCAAGACAATGGAGCTCTTTATGTATCCGTATCTGGAATCGTTTGTGGGCGACAGGAAAAAAGAGTATATCCGAAACCATATGCTTCAGCAGATGGAGAACCTGGTGTATCGCTGCGCAATTGACGAATTTGAGCACAGGATGTATGATCTTCCCCGCAGAACAAGGACGGTATTATGCGAACTATGGGCAGATATTTCGCAGAAATACATGCCCTGGATCAGGTTCAGCCAGGATGATCTGAGCGAAGGAAAATGCTGGCCTCATCAGACACACATCGTTGAAGTACCCTTTTACTACATCGAATACGATATAGCCCAGATCAGCACCTGGGAGTTCTATATGGGGATGCGGAACGACCGGACCAGGACGCTGGAAAACTATATGAAGCTGTGCAGGGCAGGGGGAAGCAAATCCTTCCGGGAACTGCTGGCAATTGCTGGACTTTCTGATCCTTTTGCAGAGGGAACAGTGGAGAGAATCTGCGGACCGGTTGCGGAGGAGCTGCAGGGTATTCTTTGA
- a CDS encoding class I SAM-dependent methyltransferase — MSPLEKMDDFFAVRVDGYDEHMMSNVERASDFYAYTASLLPKAAGSKVLDLGCGTGLELEEYFGLNPDAKVTGIDLSEAMLNALKAKFPEKDLTLVQASYFDVPLGENVYDAAVSVESLHHFKDEMKESLYRKLRTALKTGGTFVLTDCFAESDELEKEYFETLAKLKKEQGLSEDEFYHFDTPLTVEHEMDVLRRAGFRDVRIDKRWSEKTCTVLATV, encoded by the coding sequence ATGAGTCCTTTGGAGAAAATGGATGACTTTTTTGCCGTACGTGTTGACGGCTATGATGAACATATGATGAGCAACGTCGAAAGGGCATCGGATTTCTACGCCTATACCGCTTCACTGCTGCCGAAGGCAGCAGGAAGCAAGGTGCTTGATCTCGGGTGCGGTACCGGCCTTGAACTGGAAGAATACTTTGGACTCAATCCCGATGCGAAAGTCACGGGTATTGATCTGTCTGAAGCGATGCTGAACGCGCTGAAGGCCAAGTTTCCGGAGAAGGACCTGACCCTTGTGCAGGCTTCCTATTTTGACGTACCGCTTGGCGAGAATGTATATGACGCCGCGGTGTCCGTGGAATCCCTGCATCATTTTAAGGATGAAATGAAAGAATCGCTGTACAGGAAGCTTCGCACTGCGCTGAAAACGGGCGGAACGTTTGTGCTGACGGACTGCTTCGCAGAATCGGATGAACTGGAAAAAGAGTATTTTGAGACGCTGGCGAAACTGAAAAAAGAACAGGGACTTTCAGAAGATGAGTTCTATCATTTCGATACGCCCCTTACGGTTGAACATGAGATGGACGTTCTGCGCCGGGCCGGTTTCCGGGATGTACGGATCGATAAAAGGTGGAGTGAGAAAACCTGTACGGTTCTCGCAACCGTGTAA
- a CDS encoding GNAT family N-acetyltransferase, which produces MSDRGMRMDRNELVLVSPSKDMEHEILQYKEEHFAFGDRQVHGSGGLAFDDSFDEWLNRIRFIREKSPENIALTSTFFSRRVSDGKLIGCVKIHHTLTEELESGGHIAYGIRPSERGKGYGTQQLELCLEYAGQLKLKRVIIACDKDNTASAKTAMSCGGKLVKEFEEDGILKQHYLIEL; this is translated from the coding sequence ATGTCTGACAGAGGAATGCGTATGGACCGGAATGAGCTTGTGCTGGTAAGCCCCTCGAAAGATATGGAGCATGAAATACTCCAATACAAAGAGGAGCACTTTGCCTTTGGCGACAGGCAGGTTCATGGCAGCGGCGGCCTGGCGTTTGACGACAGTTTTGATGAATGGCTGAACCGGATCCGGTTCATCAGGGAGAAAAGTCCGGAGAATATTGCACTGACTAGTACGTTTTTCTCCAGACGCGTTTCTGACGGGAAACTGATCGGATGCGTCAAGATTCATCATACCCTGACAGAAGAGCTGGAAAGCGGCGGACATATCGCCTATGGTATCAGGCCTTCCGAACGCGGAAAAGGATACGGAACACAGCAGCTGGAGCTTTGCCTGGAATACGCAGGACAGCTGAAGCTGAAACGGGTGATCATCGCCTGTGACAAGGATAATACAGCTTCCGCGAAGACTGCCATGAGCTGCGGAGGGAAACTGGTGAAAGAATTCGAAGAGGACGGCATCCTCAAACAGCATTACCTGATTGAACTGTAA